Proteins from a genomic interval of Kitasatospora herbaricolor:
- a CDS encoding GNAT family N-acetyltransferase, with protein sequence MTLSFTLDPDLTPELRDGIVRLWADVTNAGGAVGFVPPVTPADVLATAEKQFAGAGEAGPDRLLVAHDGGTGRIAGLLFFESMRFPLMEHWRMLKRVMVHPDFQGRGYGVELMAEAERTARGWGLDGLRLTARGGLGLESFYRRCGYQEVGRVPGAIRVAPGDDRDDITFWRGLA encoded by the coding sequence ATGACGCTGAGTTTCACCCTGGACCCCGATCTCACCCCTGAGCTGCGCGACGGCATCGTCCGGCTGTGGGCGGACGTCACCAACGCCGGCGGCGCCGTCGGCTTCGTCCCGCCGGTCACCCCGGCGGACGTCCTGGCCACCGCCGAGAAGCAGTTCGCCGGGGCCGGGGAGGCCGGCCCGGACCGGCTGCTGGTCGCCCACGACGGCGGGACGGGCCGGATCGCCGGCCTGCTCTTCTTCGAGTCGATGCGCTTCCCGCTGATGGAGCACTGGCGGATGCTCAAGCGGGTCATGGTCCACCCCGACTTCCAGGGGCGCGGGTACGGCGTCGAACTGATGGCCGAGGCCGAGCGGACCGCCCGCGGGTGGGGACTGGACGGCCTGCGGCTGACGGCCCGCGGCGGCCTCGGCCTGGAGTCCTTCTACCGGCGCTGCGGCTACCAGGAGGTGGGCCGGGTGCCGGGCGCCATCCGGGTCGCCCCCGGCGACGACCGTGACGACATCACCTTCTGGCGCGGCCTGGCCTGA
- a CDS encoding DUF4229 domain-containing protein, giving the protein MSSKPLSSQPRSSQSPSSPPSDAAAPIGAPPLSTAHATLRYTSMRASIFLGCLLLALLLGHFGIIPVAGASGYVFLVLLAALVSAPLSYVLLSKQRDQMSAQIADKVSGRLRSRTADRIAAQNAEEDAADDAARSAAAQN; this is encoded by the coding sequence GTGAGCAGCAAGCCGCTGAGCAGCCAGCCCCGGAGCAGCCAGTCGCCGAGCAGCCCGCCGTCGGACGCCGCCGCGCCGATCGGCGCCCCGCCGCTCAGCACCGCGCACGCCACGCTCCGCTACACCTCCATGCGGGCCAGCATCTTCCTCGGCTGCCTGCTGCTCGCCCTGCTGCTGGGCCACTTCGGGATCATCCCGGTGGCCGGCGCGTCCGGCTACGTCTTCCTCGTGCTGCTCGCGGCCCTGGTCTCGGCGCCGCTGAGCTACGTCCTGCTCAGCAAGCAGCGGGACCAGATGTCGGCGCAGATCGCCGACAAGGTGAGCGGCCGGCTGCGCAGCAGGACCGCCGACCGGATCGCCGCCCAGAACGCCGAGGAGGACGCCGCCGACGACGCGGCGCGCTCCGCCGCCGCGCAGAACTGA
- a CDS encoding LacI family DNA-binding transcriptional regulator: MARLAGVSQATVSLVFSGSEAGHRVSEATRERVRAAARGLGYRPQAAGRQLRLGRSGMILLAVPNILGPFFGRVLMGVHEEAGRHGLAVVVSSGWGSATLAEAATTSRFDGLLICSPDDSQLGELPADTPVVFLDADPGTDPGRPTVELDVAGGMRDAVGHLAGLGHRRIGHLRSNHCAYTFRVRQEAFERAAAELGLDVLELGVSLNLGQPAARAAAYELLGRADRPRAVICDDDVVASGVYQAAAELGLRIPGDVSVVGIDNIPVAGLLAPPLTTVDLPGEELGRVGLAALAGLLRGEPVSPVAALATGLVLRSSTAPAGP; the protein is encoded by the coding sequence GTGGCCCGGCTCGCCGGTGTCTCCCAGGCGACGGTCTCGCTGGTGTTCTCCGGCTCGGAGGCGGGCCACCGGGTGTCGGAGGCGACCAGGGAGCGGGTCCGGGCGGCCGCCCGCGGGCTGGGCTACCGGCCGCAGGCCGCCGGGCGCCAGCTGCGGCTGGGCCGCAGCGGGATGATCCTGCTCGCCGTGCCGAACATCCTCGGCCCGTTCTTCGGCCGGGTCCTGATGGGGGTGCACGAGGAAGCCGGACGGCACGGGCTGGCCGTGGTGGTCAGCTCCGGCTGGGGCAGCGCCACCCTCGCCGAGGCCGCCACCACCAGCCGCTTCGACGGCCTGCTGATCTGCTCGCCGGACGACAGCCAGCTCGGGGAGCTGCCCGCCGACACCCCCGTGGTGTTCCTGGACGCCGACCCGGGCACCGACCCGGGCCGGCCGACCGTGGAGCTGGACGTCGCCGGCGGCATGCGGGACGCCGTCGGCCACCTCGCCGGGCTCGGCCACCGCCGGATCGGCCACCTGCGCTCCAACCACTGCGCCTACACCTTCCGGGTCCGGCAGGAGGCCTTCGAGCGGGCCGCGGCGGAGCTCGGCCTGGACGTGCTGGAGCTGGGCGTCAGCCTCAACCTGGGGCAGCCGGCGGCCCGCGCCGCCGCGTACGAGCTGCTCGGCCGGGCGGACCGGCCGCGCGCGGTGATCTGCGACGACGACGTGGTGGCCTCGGGGGTCTACCAGGCGGCGGCCGAGCTGGGGCTGCGGATCCCGGGGGACGTCTCGGTGGTCGGCATCGACAACATCCCGGTGGCCGGCCTGCTCGCGCCGCCGCTGACCACGGTCGACCTGCCCGGCGAGGAGCTCGGCCGGGTCGGCCTGGCGGCGCTGGCCGGACTGCTGCGCGGCGAGCCGGTCAGCCCGGTGGCCGCACTGGCCACCGGACTGGTCCTGCGCTCGTCGACCGCTCCCGCCGGGCCCTGA
- a CDS encoding transglycosylase domain-containing protein, giving the protein MTFLTVSVLSGVLLAGMALPAVGALGLTAKNTADSFDSIPDEFKTPALAQATQIFDAKGGLIAKVYERDRTVLTAEQMAPIMRRAQVDIEDARFYEHGAVDLKGVLRAASKNAESGSTVQGASTLTQQYVKNVNVEKAGDDVAAVREAQRKTLGRKIQELKYAIKLEEDLTKDQILTNYLNITYYGNGAYGVEAASQRYFGKSNKDLTVPEAATLAGLVQNPSQYDPKLHPQAAQKRRDVVIDKLLENKHITADQAKEAKAAPLGLAFHPPRNGCITAQAGMGFFCDYVRHVVKQDPAFGKSAAERKKFWDQGGLNIYTTLDPDKQAAAQDAVSSNVRVTDPVSAAATMIEPGSGKILAMAQTRPYGLDPGKNETVVNYNVDAAMGGGNGFQPGSTFKPVVAAAALEAGLPATQSYPAPNRIDYPTMKTCDGTWKNLATGKERSVPNESAKEIGPYQLKEAMALSVNTYFVQMEQEIGLCPVKQMANKLGIGAKASGKPLEEVPAMALGVEEVSPLTMANVYATFAARGVYCSPLSINKITRVDGRDVPVPPASCNQVISQLTADTLTTVLNGVTEKGTGADLGLSDRRQIAGKTGTSDQKKAAWFDGYTPQLATAVWLGGPAGGVEMRNITINGEFTREVFGATGPGPIWRDAMNQALRGAPKEPLNMIYIPDPPPRTDPKSTTGPAASPGATDATPSPGASQRRPRGTGKPTEQP; this is encoded by the coding sequence GTGACCTTCCTGACGGTCAGTGTGCTGTCCGGCGTCCTGTTGGCCGGCATGGCGCTGCCCGCCGTCGGCGCGCTCGGGCTCACCGCCAAGAACACCGCCGACAGTTTCGACAGCATCCCGGACGAGTTCAAGACCCCGGCGCTCGCCCAGGCGACCCAGATATTCGACGCCAAGGGCGGCCTGATAGCCAAGGTGTACGAGCGCGACCGGACGGTGCTGACCGCCGAGCAGATGGCGCCGATCATGCGCCGGGCCCAGGTCGACATCGAGGACGCCCGCTTCTACGAGCACGGCGCGGTAGACCTCAAGGGCGTGCTCCGTGCGGCCAGCAAGAACGCCGAGAGCGGCAGCACCGTCCAGGGCGCGTCCACACTCACCCAGCAGTACGTGAAGAACGTCAACGTGGAGAAGGCCGGCGACGACGTGGCGGCCGTCCGGGAGGCGCAGCGCAAGACCCTGGGTCGCAAGATCCAGGAGCTGAAGTACGCCATCAAGCTGGAGGAGGACCTGACCAAGGACCAGATCCTCACCAACTACCTCAACATCACGTACTACGGGAACGGCGCCTACGGCGTCGAGGCCGCCTCCCAGCGCTACTTCGGCAAGAGCAACAAGGACCTCACCGTCCCCGAGGCCGCCACCCTGGCCGGCCTGGTGCAGAACCCCTCCCAGTACGACCCCAAGCTGCACCCGCAGGCGGCGCAGAAGCGCCGCGACGTGGTGATCGACAAGCTGCTGGAGAACAAGCACATCACCGCGGACCAGGCCAAGGAGGCCAAGGCCGCCCCGCTCGGGCTGGCCTTCCACCCCCCGCGCAACGGCTGCATCACCGCCCAGGCGGGGATGGGCTTCTTCTGCGACTACGTCCGGCACGTGGTGAAGCAGGACCCGGCCTTCGGCAAGAGCGCCGCCGAGCGCAAGAAGTTCTGGGACCAGGGCGGCCTGAACATCTACACCACCCTCGACCCGGACAAGCAGGCCGCCGCGCAGGACGCCGTGAGCAGCAACGTCAGGGTCACCGACCCCGTCTCGGCCGCCGCCACCATGATCGAACCCGGCAGCGGGAAGATCCTGGCGATGGCGCAGACCCGCCCCTACGGCCTGGACCCGGGCAAGAACGAGACCGTCGTCAACTACAACGTCGACGCGGCGATGGGCGGCGGCAACGGGTTCCAGCCCGGGTCGACCTTCAAGCCGGTGGTCGCGGCGGCGGCGCTGGAGGCCGGGCTCCCGGCGACCCAGTCGTACCCGGCGCCGAACCGGATCGACTACCCGACCATGAAGACCTGCGACGGCACCTGGAAGAACCTCGCCACCGGCAAGGAGCGGAGCGTCCCCAACGAGTCGGCCAAGGAGATCGGCCCGTACCAGCTGAAGGAGGCGATGGCCCTGTCGGTCAACACCTACTTCGTGCAGATGGAGCAGGAGATCGGGCTCTGCCCGGTCAAGCAGATGGCCAACAAGCTCGGCATCGGCGCCAAGGCCAGCGGCAAGCCGCTGGAGGAGGTGCCCGCGATGGCGCTGGGCGTGGAGGAGGTCAGCCCGCTGACCATGGCGAACGTCTACGCGACCTTCGCCGCCCGCGGCGTCTACTGCTCCCCGCTCTCGATCAACAAGATCACCCGGGTGGACGGCCGGGACGTCCCGGTGCCGCCCGCCTCCTGCAACCAGGTGATCTCGCAGCTGACCGCCGACACCCTGACCACCGTCCTGAACGGTGTGACCGAGAAGGGCACGGGCGCCGACCTCGGTCTGAGCGACCGGCGGCAGATCGCCGGCAAGACCGGTACCTCGGACCAGAAGAAGGCCGCCTGGTTCGACGGCTACACCCCGCAGCTGGCCACCGCCGTCTGGCTCGGCGGCCCCGCCGGCGGCGTCGAGATGCGGAACATCACCATCAACGGGGAGTTCACCCGCGAGGTCTTCGGCGCCACCGGCCCCGGCCCGATCTGGCGCGACGCCATGAACCAGGCACTGCGCGGCGCCCCCAAGGAGCCGCTGAACATGATCTACATCCCCGACCCGCCGCCGCGGACCGACCCGAAGTCCACCACCGGCCCGGCGGCCAGCCCGGGCGCCACCGACGCGACGCCCTCCCCCGGTGCCTCGCAGCGCCGGCCGCGCGGCACCGGGAAGCCGACCGAGCAGCCGTAG
- a CDS encoding MFS transporter produces the protein MGYLALLRAPHVTRLLLGTLLGRLPAGMTALVIALALRDAGAPYGRIGLATAAYAIAAAVGGPVLGRIVDRTGQPRVLLSAAVVAGLGYALLALAPGSPVAATVGAAVAGLAMPPLEPCLRALWPAVVEEEQLDTAYAFDSAAQQILYVAGPLAVAGIAAAFSPVTALWTAAGLGLAGALVVATAAPARAWQAPPRAQSAGLLGPLRSPGLVLLLIGLAGAGWTVGSQNVLFIAYAEQHSGVPGGAGTLLALAAVGGLAGALVYGAVKWRSGTATRTWVMALGMAAAYLPLLLLPGPAAFCALALLSGIGLAPLLAAAFVLIAELAPAGTVTEAFAWLITLFATGNALGYAVSGALVDTSLRAVALCAVGGIGLGGLLLFGARGWFRPAPAPVLTRPVPVG, from the coding sequence ATGGGCTACCTCGCCCTGCTCCGTGCCCCGCACGTCACCCGACTCCTGCTCGGCACCCTGCTCGGGCGCCTCCCGGCCGGCATGACCGCCCTCGTGATCGCCCTCGCCCTGCGTGACGCCGGCGCCCCGTACGGACGGATCGGCCTGGCCACCGCCGCGTACGCGATCGCCGCCGCCGTCGGCGGGCCCGTCCTCGGCCGGATCGTCGACCGCACCGGCCAGCCCCGGGTACTGCTCAGCGCGGCCGTGGTCGCCGGGCTCGGGTACGCCCTGCTCGCCCTCGCCCCGGGCTCGCCCGTCGCCGCCACCGTCGGCGCCGCCGTCGCCGGTCTCGCCATGCCCCCGCTGGAGCCCTGCCTGCGCGCCCTGTGGCCCGCCGTGGTCGAGGAGGAGCAGCTGGACACCGCGTACGCCTTCGACTCCGCCGCCCAGCAGATCCTCTACGTCGCCGGACCGCTCGCGGTGGCCGGCATCGCCGCCGCCTTCAGCCCCGTCACCGCGCTGTGGACGGCCGCCGGACTCGGCCTGGCCGGCGCCCTGGTGGTCGCCACCGCCGCACCCGCCCGCGCCTGGCAGGCCCCGCCGCGCGCGCAGTCCGCCGGGCTGCTGGGCCCGCTGCGCTCGCCCGGCCTGGTGCTGCTGCTGATCGGCCTGGCCGGCGCCGGCTGGACGGTCGGCTCGCAGAACGTGCTCTTCATCGCCTACGCCGAGCAGCACAGCGGCGTCCCCGGCGGCGCGGGCACGCTGCTCGCCCTGGCCGCCGTCGGCGGGCTGGCCGGCGCGCTGGTGTACGGCGCGGTCAAGTGGCGCAGCGGCACCGCCACCCGGACCTGGGTGATGGCCCTCGGGATGGCCGCCGCCTACCTGCCGCTGCTGCTGCTCCCCGGCCCGGCGGCGTTCTGCGCGCTGGCGCTGCTCTCCGGCATCGGGCTGGCCCCCCTGCTGGCGGCCGCCTTCGTGCTGATCGCCGAACTGGCGCCGGCCGGCACGGTCACCGAGGCCTTCGCCTGGCTGATCACCCTGTTCGCGACCGGCAACGCGCTCGGCTACGCGGTCTCGGGGGCACTGGTGGACACCTCGCTGCGCGCGGTCGCGCTCTGCGCCGTCGGCGGGATCGGGCTCGGCGGGCTGCTGCTGTTCGGCGCCCGGGGCTGGTTCCGGCCGGCGCCCGCGCCGGTGCTCACGCGGCCCGTTCCGGTGGGGTGA
- a CDS encoding dicarboxylate/amino acid:cation symporter: MSAAPDATASPSLLTRVRKTPFWVQIVAGLVLGVALGYLARTADISWLATTLETIGKIFVQLLKLAVPPLVFTAIVVSVANLRNVTNAARLAGRTLLWFLITSLIAVAIGLGLGLLTNPGQGTDLSTEGLKAPKSSGTWVDFLTGIIPTNIVTSFTEVNVLQIVFLAVVVGAAIIKLGDKAAPVLKLNETVLELTQTALWWVIRLSPLGTLGLIGKSVAKYGWDLLEPFATLTADVYVGCALVLFVVYSLLLKFVGGLNPLNFFKGAWPAIQLAFVSRSSVGTLPVTRRVTERLGVPSDYASFAVPFGATTKMDGCAAIYPSLAAIFVAQVYGVHLGIGDYLLIAFVSVIGSAATAGLTGAIVMLTLTLSTLGLPLEGVGLLLAIDPILDMVRTATNVAGQAVVPILVAAREKTLDLVAYNNPTGDLYAEAPVPVPAQAGEKVPAAA, from the coding sequence ATGTCCGCAGCGCCCGACGCCACCGCGTCGCCCTCCCTGCTCACCCGGGTCCGGAAGACCCCCTTCTGGGTCCAGATCGTCGCCGGCCTCGTGCTCGGCGTCGCCCTCGGCTACCTCGCCCGGACCGCCGACATCTCCTGGCTGGCCACCACCCTGGAGACCATCGGCAAGATCTTCGTCCAGCTGCTCAAGCTGGCCGTCCCGCCGCTGGTCTTCACCGCGATCGTGGTGAGCGTCGCCAACCTGCGCAACGTCACCAACGCCGCCCGGCTGGCCGGCCGGACCCTGCTCTGGTTCCTGATCACCTCGCTGATCGCCGTCGCGATCGGCCTGGGCCTGGGCCTGCTCACCAACCCCGGCCAGGGCACCGACCTCTCCACCGAGGGGCTGAAGGCACCCAAGTCCTCCGGCACCTGGGTCGACTTCCTGACCGGCATCATCCCGACCAACATCGTCACCTCGTTCACCGAGGTGAACGTCCTGCAGATCGTCTTCCTGGCGGTCGTGGTCGGCGCCGCGATCATCAAGCTCGGCGACAAGGCCGCCCCGGTCCTCAAGCTCAACGAGACCGTCCTGGAGCTCACCCAGACCGCCCTGTGGTGGGTCATCCGGCTCTCCCCGCTCGGCACCCTCGGCCTGATCGGCAAGTCCGTCGCCAAGTACGGCTGGGACCTGCTGGAGCCCTTCGCCACCCTCACCGCGGACGTCTACGTCGGCTGCGCCCTGGTGCTGTTCGTGGTCTACTCCCTGCTCCTGAAGTTCGTCGGCGGCCTCAACCCGCTCAACTTCTTCAAGGGCGCCTGGCCCGCCATCCAGCTGGCCTTCGTCTCGCGCTCCTCGGTCGGCACCCTGCCGGTCACCCGCCGCGTCACCGAGCGCCTCGGCGTCCCGAGCGACTACGCCAGCTTCGCCGTCCCGTTCGGGGCCACCACCAAGATGGACGGCTGCGCCGCGATCTACCCCTCGCTGGCCGCGATCTTCGTCGCCCAGGTCTACGGCGTCCACCTCGGCATCGGTGACTACCTGCTGATCGCCTTCGTCTCGGTGATCGGCTCCGCCGCCACCGCCGGTCTGACCGGCGCCATCGTGATGCTGACCCTGACCCTCTCCACCTTGGGCCTGCCCCTGGAGGGCGTCGGTCTGCTGCTGGCCATCGACCCGATCCTGGACATGGTGCGCACCGCCACCAACGTGGCCGGGCAGGCGGTCGTGCCGATCCTGGTGGCGGCCCGCGAGAAGACCCTCGACCTGGTGGCCTACAACAACCCGACGGGTGACCTGTACGCCGAGGCGCCGGTCCCCGTGCCGGCCCAGGCCGGCGAGAAGGTGCCCGCCGCGGCCTGA
- a CDS encoding cold-shock protein, giving the protein MAQGTVKWFNAEKGFGFIAQEGGGPDVFVHYSAINANGFRSLEENQAVSFDVTQGPKGPQAENVTAI; this is encoded by the coding sequence ATGGCTCAGGGAACCGTCAAGTGGTTCAACGCTGAGAAGGGCTTCGGCTTCATCGCCCAGGAGGGCGGCGGCCCCGACGTCTTCGTCCACTACTCCGCCATCAACGCGAACGGTTTCCGCTCGCTGGAGGAGAACCAGGCGGTCAGCTTCGACGTCACCCAGGGCCCGAAGGGCCCGCAGGCGGAGAACGTCACCGCTATCTGA
- a CDS encoding menaquinone biosynthetic enzyme MqnA/MqnD family protein has protein sequence MAVRDGSAPAASAVPVRPRVGHIQFLNCLPLYWGLARTGNLLDLDLTKDTPEKLSDLLVAGSLDIGPITCVEYLRHADELVVLPDIAVGSDGPVMSCVIVSKVPLADLDGRKVALGSTSRTSVRLAQLLLEEREGVRPEYFSSPPDLDAMLARADAAVLIGDPALRASLEQAPSQGLAVHDLGEMWKEWTGLPFVFAVWAARRDFVESRPEAVAAVHRAFLESRDLSLAEAGQVAEQAARWEEFDAALLERYFTEALDYSLGERQLAGIAEFARRVGHDSGFAPDVAVRLLEAVPTA, from the coding sequence GTGGCAGTGCGGGATGGGAGTGCCCCGGCAGCGTCGGCCGTACCGGTCAGGCCCCGGGTCGGACATATTCAGTTCCTGAACTGCCTGCCCCTCTACTGGGGCCTGGCGCGGACCGGCAACCTGCTCGATCTGGACCTCACCAAGGACACCCCGGAGAAGCTCAGCGACCTGCTGGTGGCCGGCTCGCTCGACATCGGCCCGATCACCTGCGTCGAGTACCTGCGGCACGCGGACGAGCTGGTGGTGCTGCCCGACATCGCGGTCGGCAGCGACGGCCCGGTGATGTCCTGCGTGATCGTGAGCAAGGTGCCGCTCGCCGACCTGGACGGCCGCAAGGTCGCCCTCGGCTCCACCAGCCGCACCTCCGTCCGGCTGGCCCAGCTGCTGCTGGAGGAGCGCGAGGGCGTCCGCCCCGAGTACTTCAGCAGCCCGCCGGACCTGGACGCGATGCTCGCCCGGGCCGACGCCGCCGTCCTGATCGGCGACCCCGCGCTGCGGGCCTCGCTGGAGCAGGCGCCCTCGCAGGGGCTGGCGGTGCACGACCTCGGCGAGATGTGGAAGGAGTGGACCGGCCTGCCCTTCGTCTTCGCGGTCTGGGCGGCCCGCCGGGACTTCGTGGAGAGCCGGCCGGAGGCGGTCGCCGCCGTCCACCGGGCCTTCCTGGAGTCCCGCGACCTCTCGCTGGCCGAGGCCGGCCAGGTCGCCGAGCAGGCGGCCCGCTGGGAGGAGTTCGACGCGGCGCTGCTGGAGCGGTACTTCACCGAGGCCCTGGACTACTCGCTCGGCGAGCGGCAGCTCGCCGGCATCGCCGAGTTCGCCCGCCGGGTCGGCCACGACAGCGGCTTCGCGCCGGACGTCGCCGTCCGCCTGCTGGAGGCCGTCCCGACCGCCTGA
- a CDS encoding serine/threonine-protein kinase, giving the protein MEPLGSDDPARIGEYRLLRRLGAGGMGRVYLGRTAGGRTVAVKVVRGELAEDPEFRARFRQEVAAARLVGGAWTAPVLDADTEGAHPWVATGYVAGPALGAAVRDFGPLPAAAVRAMGAGLAEALAHVHAQGLVHRDVKPSNVLLTLDGPRLIDFGIARALDAATGLTQSGFVVGSPGYMSPEQARGAVAGPPSDVFSLGAVLAYAATGAAPFGDGVSAAVLLYRVLHEEPELTGLDAGLGAIVRDCLAKDPASRPSPGRLRELLSGAGGGTVRLRQAAWLPPAVAEAVGRSAVELLELDPEAPAGTGPAPADAVPPGAVPLGSVARGGTSPGAARPGAGSPGAEPADERPVTGRAKRTALLVALAVLAVPLLVYGGVKLRDSTGGGGTPLGDGTPGTTARVTTGVTSFTTGWSTSWTTGPSPSAPAGSLPPPVSGSPAPGGPSAVPAGFLGGWEGDITTKIVPLPSTFRVEFVPGAVGQVVARTSNASHFSSTVCRGNGTLVSAEARTLVIQEAPAEATPECTGQPERQTYTLAADGRLHLEVTGAAMGSDPSGDLSRKG; this is encoded by the coding sequence ATGGAACCACTGGGATCTGACGATCCGGCACGGATCGGCGAGTACCGGCTGCTGCGGCGGCTCGGCGCCGGCGGCATGGGCCGGGTCTACCTGGGCCGCACCGCCGGCGGCCGGACGGTGGCCGTCAAGGTGGTGCGCGGCGAGCTGGCCGAGGACCCGGAGTTCCGCGCCCGGTTCCGCCAGGAGGTCGCGGCGGCCCGGCTGGTCGGCGGCGCCTGGACGGCCCCCGTGCTGGACGCCGACACCGAGGGCGCCCACCCGTGGGTCGCCACCGGCTACGTCGCGGGCCCCGCCCTCGGCGCCGCCGTACGGGACTTCGGCCCGCTGCCCGCGGCGGCCGTCCGGGCGATGGGTGCGGGCCTCGCCGAGGCGCTGGCTCACGTCCACGCCCAGGGGTTGGTGCACCGCGACGTCAAGCCGTCGAACGTGCTGCTCACTCTGGACGGGCCGCGCCTGATCGACTTCGGCATCGCCCGGGCGCTGGACGCCGCGACCGGGCTCACCCAGTCCGGCTTCGTGGTCGGCTCGCCCGGCTACATGTCGCCCGAACAGGCCCGGGGCGCGGTGGCGGGGCCGCCCAGCGACGTCTTCTCGCTGGGCGCGGTGCTCGCCTACGCGGCCACCGGCGCGGCGCCGTTCGGCGACGGGGTGAGCGCGGCCGTCCTGCTCTACCGGGTGCTGCACGAGGAGCCGGAGCTGACCGGGCTGGACGCCGGGCTGGGCGCGATCGTCCGCGACTGCCTGGCCAAGGACCCGGCGTCCCGGCCGTCCCCCGGCCGGCTGCGGGAGCTGCTGTCGGGTGCCGGGGGCGGCACCGTCCGGCTGCGGCAGGCGGCCTGGCTGCCGCCGGCGGTGGCCGAGGCCGTCGGCCGGAGCGCGGTCGAGCTGCTGGAGCTGGACCCGGAGGCGCCGGCCGGCACCGGGCCGGCCCCGGCCGACGCGGTGCCGCCGGGCGCCGTACCGCTGGGATCCGTGGCGCGGGGCGGCACATCGCCCGGCGCCGCTCGGCCGGGAGCCGGGTCGCCCGGAGCCGAACCGGCCGACGAACGGCCCGTCACCGGAAGGGCGAAGCGGACGGCGCTGCTGGTGGCCCTCGCCGTGCTGGCCGTACCGCTGCTGGTCTACGGCGGCGTCAAGCTCCGTGACTCCACGGGTGGCGGCGGCACCCCCCTGGGTGACGGCACGCCCGGCACGACCGCCCGGGTGACGACCGGCGTCACCTCCTTCACCACCGGCTGGTCGACCTCCTGGACCACCGGGCCGAGCCCCTCGGCCCCGGCCGGCAGCCTGCCGCCGCCCGTGTCGGGGAGCCCGGCGCCGGGCGGGCCGAGCGCCGTGCCGGCGGGTTTCCTGGGCGGTTGGGAGGGGGACATCACCACCAAGATCGTCCCGCTGCCCAGCACCTTCCGGGTCGAGTTCGTGCCCGGCGCCGTCGGCCAGGTGGTCGCCCGCACCAGCAACGCCTCGCACTTCAGCAGCACCGTCTGCCGGGGCAACGGCACCCTGGTGTCGGCCGAGGCCCGCACGCTGGTGATCCAGGAGGCCCCCGCCGAGGCCACCCCGGAGTGCACCGGACAGCCCGAGCGCCAGACCTACACGCTCGCCGCGGACGGCCGCCTGCACCTGGAGGTGACCGGCGCCGCGATGGGCTCCGACCCCTCCGGCGACCTGTCGCGCAAGGGCTGA
- the mqnC gene encoding cyclic dehypoxanthinyl futalosine synthase, with translation MSELAAILDAPSTDLQAVLDRAAAGGRISPEEALALYRSAPLHALGSAADAVRRRRYAGTEHIATYIIERNINYTNVCVTACKFCAFYVAPKSDKGWSRDLDEILRRCAETVELGGTQIMFQGGHHPDYGVEYYETAFAAIKADFPQLVIHSLGASEVEHMARISKVSVEEAITRIHRAGLDSFAGAGAELLPERPRKAIAPLKESGERWLEIMETSHKLGVESTSTMLMGTGETNAERIEHLRMIRDVQDRTGGFRAFIPYTYQPQNNHLKGSTQATVFEYLRMIAIARLFLDNVAHIQGSWLTTGKEAGQLSLHYGADDLGSVMLEENVVSAAGAKHRSNLTELIHLIRAADRTPAQRSTTYEHLRVLDDPAHDPVDPRVASHIASTAIEGGTAHPELKILSTN, from the coding sequence GTGTCCGAGCTCGCAGCGATCCTCGATGCGCCCAGCACCGACCTGCAGGCCGTCCTCGACCGGGCGGCCGCCGGTGGCAGGATCAGCCCCGAGGAGGCCCTGGCGCTGTACCGCTCGGCGCCGCTGCACGCGCTGGGATCGGCGGCCGACGCCGTCCGCCGCCGTCGCTACGCCGGTACCGAGCACATCGCGACGTACATCATCGAACGCAACATCAACTACACCAACGTCTGCGTGACGGCGTGCAAGTTCTGCGCCTTCTACGTGGCGCCGAAGAGCGACAAGGGCTGGTCCCGCGACCTCGACGAGATCCTGCGCCGCTGCGCGGAGACGGTCGAGCTGGGCGGCACCCAGATCATGTTCCAGGGCGGCCACCACCCGGACTACGGCGTCGAGTACTACGAGACCGCGTTCGCCGCCATCAAGGCGGACTTCCCCCAGCTGGTGATCCACTCGCTGGGCGCCTCCGAGGTCGAGCACATGGCCCGGATCTCCAAGGTCTCCGTGGAGGAGGCCATCACCCGGATCCACCGGGCGGGCCTGGACTCCTTCGCCGGCGCCGGCGCCGAGCTGCTGCCCGAGCGGCCGCGCAAGGCGATCGCCCCGCTCAAGGAGTCCGGCGAGCGCTGGCTGGAGATCATGGAGACCTCCCACAAGCTCGGTGTCGAGTCCACCTCCACCATGCTGATGGGTACCGGGGAGACCAACGCCGAGCGGATCGAGCACCTGCGGATGATCCGCGACGTGCAGGACCGCACGGGCGGCTTCCGGGCCTTCATCCCGTACACCTACCAGCCGCAGAACAACCACCTCAAGGGCTCCACCCAGGCCACCGTCTTCGAGTACCTCCGGATGATCGCCATCGCCCGGCTCTTCCTCGACAACGTGGCCCACATCCAGGGCTCCTGGCTGACCACCGGCAAGGAGGCCGGCCAGCTGTCGCTGCACTACGGCGCCGACGACCTGGGCTCGGTCATGCTGGAGGAGAACGTCGTCTCGGCGGCCGGTGCCAAGCACCGCTCCAACCTCACCGAGCTGATCCACCTGATCCGGGCCGCCGACCGCACCCCCGCGCAGCGCTCCACCACCTACGAGCACCTGCGGGTGCTGGACGACCCGGCCCATGACCCGGTGGACCCGCGGGTCGCCTCGCACATCGCCTCCACCGCGATCGAGGGCGGCACGGCGCACCCCGAGCTGAAGATCCTCTCCACCAACTGA